From the genome of Calditrichota bacterium:
CGGCGACGAACCGCCCGACGTCTGTCCCGAGTGCGGAGCGCCCAAGGAAGCCTTTGTCGAAGTCGAAGACGACAACTGACGCGGTCCGGTTGAAGGCGTTCTTTGAACGCCTGATGACGGCACCGGAGCGGCATCTTCTCCTCGACTACGACGGGACGATAGCGCCCTTTCAGGTCGAGCGTATGGAAGCGCGCCCTTATGACGGAATCGTGCCGCTTCTTGAGGAGATTCGTTGCGGCGGCACAGACGTAGTAATCGTTTCCGGTCGTCCGTCGAGCGAGGTCGTGAGCCTCCTCGGATGGCAGCCACACCCCGATATTTGGGGCTGCCACGGCTTTGAGCACCTCACACCATCCGGCAATCGGGAACTCATTCAGATCGAGTCCGATCTGGAACAGGTGCTTGACGAAACCCGCCTGGCCCTCATTGCGGCAGGCTGGAGCGATCTCATCGAAGTGAAGCCGGGTAGCGTTCCGCTGCATTGGCGAAGATGCACGGAAGCCGAACGCGAACGGATGCGAACCGTCGCCGGGACAATCATGGCCCGGGCGGCGGCACGCGATCTCCGCCTATCCTTTCGAAACTTCGACGGCGGGCTGGAACTGCGCGCCACGACCAGAACTAAAGGGAGAGTCGTCGAAGATGTTCTGAAAGGTGTCGCGGCTGACGCAGTCGTCGCTTTTCTGGGTGACGACCTGACCGACGAGGATGCATTCGCCGCGCTGGGTGACCGGGGCCTGAAGGCGCTCGTGCGTAGTGAGTGGCGTCCCACCTTGGCCGAAGTCCATCTTATGCCACCGGAGGGTCTATTCGATTTTCTCGATCGGTGGCTTCAGGCAACAAAGGCGAAGCGATGAAGTTCCGTCTTACACCTCCGGTC
Proteins encoded in this window:
- the otsB gene encoding trehalose-phosphatase, producing MNISATNRPTSVPSAERPRKPLSKSKTTTDAVRLKAFFERLMTAPERHLLLDYDGTIAPFQVERMEARPYDGIVPLLEEIRCGGTDVVIVSGRPSSEVVSLLGWQPHPDIWGCHGFEHLTPSGNRELIQIESDLEQVLDETRLALIAAGWSDLIEVKPGSVPLHWRRCTEAERERMRTVAGTIMARAAARDLRLSFRNFDGGLELRATTRTKGRVVEDVLKGVAADAVVAFLGDDLTDEDAFAALGDRGLKALVRSEWRPTLAEVHLMPPEGLFDFLDRWLQATKAKR